A genomic segment from Daphnia carinata strain CSIRO-1 chromosome 1, CSIRO_AGI_Dcar_HiC_V3, whole genome shotgun sequence encodes:
- the LOC130691446 gene encoding poly(A) polymerase type 3-like isoform X2, protein MSTKMSAFWSTPPGQNAQSQQIMNQARNLGMTSAISMAMPKPLDVQKTKELAEALAPHGVSETDEELNHRMEVLRKVNELAKEWIKEVSVQKNMPTSAADHVGGKIYTFGSYRLGVHNKGADIDALCVAPRHVDRVDYFTSFVDLLKKQPEVTELRAVEEAFVPVIKMNFDGIELDMLFARLALKEIPDNMDLKDDMLLKNLDPKCVRSLNGCRVTDEILRLVPNIDNFRLALRAIKLWAKKHGIYSNVLGYLGGVSWAMLVARTCQLYPNAAAATLVQKFFLVFSKWEWPQPVLLKPPDNVNLNYPVWDPRVNVSDRYHLMPIITPAYPQQNSTFNVSCSTRTVMQEEFRHGFNVTEEIMTGKATWDKLFEPPNFFVKYKHFIVLIASSSSVEDQLEWVGLVESKIRHLILALERNDHITLAHINPEQFDPVQPEPETVSTMWFIGLVFKKTESLNIDLTQDIQAFTAQVHRQAATAKTVKDGRRIDAKHVRRKQLSSYLPPNFLRTKRLGGMSLSTSTGSLSNGSGTPPAGTFAQPRKRPSDAALDAVMMKKVRTRESTDGTRNLEGDECRSPFVINSNDDSCSSLSVDDVQNSFPVPVEEVQPSEDANDKRLCSDELPDVTTPSPREPHPTHPTIRFTLK, encoded by the exons ATGTCAACAAAAATGAGTGCTTTTTGGTCTACACCTCCGGGGCAGAATGCCCAATCCCAACAAATCATGAATCAAGCACGAAACTTGGGGATGACTTCAGCTATCAGTATGGCAATGCCAAAACCATTAGATGTACAGAAAACTAAAGAATTGGCTGAAGCACTGGCTCCACATGGTGTTTCAGAGACAGATGAGGAGCTCAATCACag AATGGAAGTTTTAAGGAAGGTAAATGAATTGGCCAAAGAATGGATTAAAGAAGTGTCTGTACAGAAAAACATGCCTACATCAGCAGCTGACCATGTTGGAGGAAAAATCTACACATTTGGTTCTTACCGTTTGGGCGTCCACAATAAAGGTGCAGATATTGATGCTCTCTGTGTTGCTCCTCGTCATGTTGACAGAGTTGATTACTTCACGTCATTTGTTGATTTGTTGAAGAAACAACCTGAGGTCACAGAACTCCGA GCGGTTGAAGAAGCGTTTGTACCTGTCatcaaaatgaactttgatgGGATCGAATTGGATATGTTGTTTGCCAGATTAGCCTTGAAAGAAATTCCAGATAACATG GATTTGAAAGATGATATGCTGTTAAAGAATTTGGACCCTAAATGTGTGCGCAGTTTAAACGGGTGTCGTGTGACTGATGAGATTCTACGGCTTGTTCCAAATATTGACAATTTCCGTTTAGCTCTTCGAGCTATCAAATTATGGGCGAAAA AACATGGAATTTATAGCAACGTTTTAGGATACTTAGGAGGAGTTTCATGGGCTATGTTGGTTGCACGAACGTGTCAACTATATCCGAATGCTGCAGCAGCTACTTTGGTTCAGAAATTTTTCCTAGTGTTCTCAAAATGGGAATGGCCCCAGCCAGTTCTTTTAAAACCTCCAGACAACGTCAATCTAAATTATCCCGTATGGGACCCACGAGTCAATGTTTCTGATCGGTATCACTTGATGCCTATCATCACGCCGGCCTATCCTCAGCAGAATTCCACCTTCAACGTCTCCTGCTCAACGCGTACTGTGATGCAAGAGGAATTTCGTCACGGTTTTAATGTGACAGAAGAAATCATGACTGGAAAGGCTACATGGGACAAATTGTTCGAGCCacccaatttttttgtaaaatacaA gcATTTTATCGTCTTGATTGCCAGCTCTTCCAGTGTAGAGGATCAACTTGAATGGGTTGGACTAGTGGAATCCAAAATTCGACATTTGATTTTAGCACTGGAACGTAACGACCATATCACGTTAGCCCACATCAACCCTGAACAGTTTGATCCTGTTCAGCCCGAACC AGAAACTGTCAGTACGATGTGGTTTATCGGTTTAGTGTTTAAAAAGACGGAAAGCCTCAACATAGATCTTACTCAGGACATTCAAGCTTTCACCGCCCAAG TGCACCGTCAAGCGGCAACAGCCAAAACTGTCAAAGATGGAAGGCGGATAGATGCCAAACACGTAAGAAGGAAACAACTGAGTTCTTATTTGCCGCCTAATTTTCTACGCACCAAACGTTTG GGAGGAATGTCCTTGTCTACTTCGACTGGCAGTTTGTCCAACGGAAGCGGCACCCCTCCAGCAGGAACCTTTGCTCAGCCTAGAAAGAGGCCATCGGATGCGGCACTCGATGCCGTCATGATGAAGAAAGTCAGAACAAGAGAATCGACTGACGGAACGAGGAACTTGGAG GGGGATGAATGTCGCAGTCCATTCGTTATTAATTCCAATGACGATTCCTGTTCTTCCCTGTCAGTCGATGATGTCCAAAACTCCTTTCCCGTACCCGTTGAAGAAGTGCAACCGTCGGAAGACGCCAATGATAAG CGATTGTGTAGCGATGAATTGCCGGACGTCACCACGCCCTCACCTCGGGAACCTCATCCGACTCACCCAACCATCAGATTTACCCTCAAGTGa
- the LOC130691446 gene encoding poly(A) polymerase type 3-like isoform X3, producing the protein MSTKMSAFWSTPPGQNAQSQQIMNQARNLGMTSAISMAMPKPLDVQKTKELAEALAPHGVSETDEELNHRMEVLRKVNELAKEWIKEVSVQKNMPTSAADHVGGKIYTFGSYRLGVHNKGADIDALCVAPRHVDRVDYFTSFVDLLKKQPEVTELRAVEEAFVPVIKMNFDGIELDMLFARLALKEIPDNMDLKDDMLLKNLDPKCVRSLNGCRVTDEILRLVPNIDNFRLALRAIKLWAKKHGIYSNVLGYLGGVSWAMLVARTCQLYPNAAAATLVQKFFLVFSKWEWPQPVLLKPPDNVNLNYPVWDPRVNVSDRYHLMPIITPAYPQQNSTFNVSCSTRTVMQEEFRHGFNVTEEIMTGKATWDKLFEPPNFFVKYKHFIVLIASSSSVEDQLEWVGLVESKIRHLILALERNDHITLAHINPEQFDPVQPEPETVSTMWFIGLVFKKTESLNIDLTQDIQAFTAQVHRQAATAKTVKDGRRIDAKHVRRKQLSSYLPPNFLRTKRLGGMSLSTSTGSLSNGSGTPPAGTFAQPRKRPSDAALDAVMMKKVRTRESTDGTRNLEGDECRSPFVINSNDDSCSSLSVDDVQNSFPVPVEEVQPSEDANDKSSMAASQLETSLKDENPSQPIV; encoded by the exons ATGTCAACAAAAATGAGTGCTTTTTGGTCTACACCTCCGGGGCAGAATGCCCAATCCCAACAAATCATGAATCAAGCACGAAACTTGGGGATGACTTCAGCTATCAGTATGGCAATGCCAAAACCATTAGATGTACAGAAAACTAAAGAATTGGCTGAAGCACTGGCTCCACATGGTGTTTCAGAGACAGATGAGGAGCTCAATCACag AATGGAAGTTTTAAGGAAGGTAAATGAATTGGCCAAAGAATGGATTAAAGAAGTGTCTGTACAGAAAAACATGCCTACATCAGCAGCTGACCATGTTGGAGGAAAAATCTACACATTTGGTTCTTACCGTTTGGGCGTCCACAATAAAGGTGCAGATATTGATGCTCTCTGTGTTGCTCCTCGTCATGTTGACAGAGTTGATTACTTCACGTCATTTGTTGATTTGTTGAAGAAACAACCTGAGGTCACAGAACTCCGA GCGGTTGAAGAAGCGTTTGTACCTGTCatcaaaatgaactttgatgGGATCGAATTGGATATGTTGTTTGCCAGATTAGCCTTGAAAGAAATTCCAGATAACATG GATTTGAAAGATGATATGCTGTTAAAGAATTTGGACCCTAAATGTGTGCGCAGTTTAAACGGGTGTCGTGTGACTGATGAGATTCTACGGCTTGTTCCAAATATTGACAATTTCCGTTTAGCTCTTCGAGCTATCAAATTATGGGCGAAAA AACATGGAATTTATAGCAACGTTTTAGGATACTTAGGAGGAGTTTCATGGGCTATGTTGGTTGCACGAACGTGTCAACTATATCCGAATGCTGCAGCAGCTACTTTGGTTCAGAAATTTTTCCTAGTGTTCTCAAAATGGGAATGGCCCCAGCCAGTTCTTTTAAAACCTCCAGACAACGTCAATCTAAATTATCCCGTATGGGACCCACGAGTCAATGTTTCTGATCGGTATCACTTGATGCCTATCATCACGCCGGCCTATCCTCAGCAGAATTCCACCTTCAACGTCTCCTGCTCAACGCGTACTGTGATGCAAGAGGAATTTCGTCACGGTTTTAATGTGACAGAAGAAATCATGACTGGAAAGGCTACATGGGACAAATTGTTCGAGCCacccaatttttttgtaaaatacaA gcATTTTATCGTCTTGATTGCCAGCTCTTCCAGTGTAGAGGATCAACTTGAATGGGTTGGACTAGTGGAATCCAAAATTCGACATTTGATTTTAGCACTGGAACGTAACGACCATATCACGTTAGCCCACATCAACCCTGAACAGTTTGATCCTGTTCAGCCCGAACC AGAAACTGTCAGTACGATGTGGTTTATCGGTTTAGTGTTTAAAAAGACGGAAAGCCTCAACATAGATCTTACTCAGGACATTCAAGCTTTCACCGCCCAAG TGCACCGTCAAGCGGCAACAGCCAAAACTGTCAAAGATGGAAGGCGGATAGATGCCAAACACGTAAGAAGGAAACAACTGAGTTCTTATTTGCCGCCTAATTTTCTACGCACCAAACGTTTG GGAGGAATGTCCTTGTCTACTTCGACTGGCAGTTTGTCCAACGGAAGCGGCACCCCTCCAGCAGGAACCTTTGCTCAGCCTAGAAAGAGGCCATCGGATGCGGCACTCGATGCCGTCATGATGAAGAAAGTCAGAACAAGAGAATCGACTGACGGAACGAGGAACTTGGAG GGGGATGAATGTCGCAGTCCATTCGTTATTAATTCCAATGACGATTCCTGTTCTTCCCTGTCAGTCGATGATGTCCAAAACTCCTTTCCCGTACCCGTTGAAGAAGTGCAACCGTCGGAAGACGCCAATGATAAG TCATCGATGGCAGCCAGTCAACTGGAGACGTCACTGAAGGATGAGAATCCGTCTCAAC CGATTGTGTAG
- the LOC130691446 gene encoding poly(A) polymerase type 3-like isoform X1 gives MSTKMSAFWSTPPGQNAQSQQIMNQARNLGMTSAISMAMPKPLDVQKTKELAEALAPHGVSETDEELNHRMEVLRKVNELAKEWIKEVSVQKNMPTSAADHVGGKIYTFGSYRLGVHNKGADIDALCVAPRHVDRVDYFTSFVDLLKKQPEVTELRAVEEAFVPVIKMNFDGIELDMLFARLALKEIPDNMDLKDDMLLKNLDPKCVRSLNGCRVTDEILRLVPNIDNFRLALRAIKLWAKKHGIYSNVLGYLGGVSWAMLVARTCQLYPNAAAATLVQKFFLVFSKWEWPQPVLLKPPDNVNLNYPVWDPRVNVSDRYHLMPIITPAYPQQNSTFNVSCSTRTVMQEEFRHGFNVTEEIMTGKATWDKLFEPPNFFVKYKHFIVLIASSSSVEDQLEWVGLVESKIRHLILALERNDHITLAHINPEQFDPVQPEPETVSTMWFIGLVFKKTESLNIDLTQDIQAFTAQVHRQAATAKTVKDGRRIDAKHVRRKQLSSYLPPNFLRTKRLGGMSLSTSTGSLSNGSGTPPAGTFAQPRKRPSDAALDAVMMKKVRTRESTDGTRNLEGDECRSPFVINSNDDSCSSLSVDDVQNSFPVPVEEVQPSEDANDKDIESLVAANTEDETFALPGVPVKRPTNLTLRRMRLCSDELPDVTTPSPREPHPTHPTIRFTLK, from the exons ATGTCAACAAAAATGAGTGCTTTTTGGTCTACACCTCCGGGGCAGAATGCCCAATCCCAACAAATCATGAATCAAGCACGAAACTTGGGGATGACTTCAGCTATCAGTATGGCAATGCCAAAACCATTAGATGTACAGAAAACTAAAGAATTGGCTGAAGCACTGGCTCCACATGGTGTTTCAGAGACAGATGAGGAGCTCAATCACag AATGGAAGTTTTAAGGAAGGTAAATGAATTGGCCAAAGAATGGATTAAAGAAGTGTCTGTACAGAAAAACATGCCTACATCAGCAGCTGACCATGTTGGAGGAAAAATCTACACATTTGGTTCTTACCGTTTGGGCGTCCACAATAAAGGTGCAGATATTGATGCTCTCTGTGTTGCTCCTCGTCATGTTGACAGAGTTGATTACTTCACGTCATTTGTTGATTTGTTGAAGAAACAACCTGAGGTCACAGAACTCCGA GCGGTTGAAGAAGCGTTTGTACCTGTCatcaaaatgaactttgatgGGATCGAATTGGATATGTTGTTTGCCAGATTAGCCTTGAAAGAAATTCCAGATAACATG GATTTGAAAGATGATATGCTGTTAAAGAATTTGGACCCTAAATGTGTGCGCAGTTTAAACGGGTGTCGTGTGACTGATGAGATTCTACGGCTTGTTCCAAATATTGACAATTTCCGTTTAGCTCTTCGAGCTATCAAATTATGGGCGAAAA AACATGGAATTTATAGCAACGTTTTAGGATACTTAGGAGGAGTTTCATGGGCTATGTTGGTTGCACGAACGTGTCAACTATATCCGAATGCTGCAGCAGCTACTTTGGTTCAGAAATTTTTCCTAGTGTTCTCAAAATGGGAATGGCCCCAGCCAGTTCTTTTAAAACCTCCAGACAACGTCAATCTAAATTATCCCGTATGGGACCCACGAGTCAATGTTTCTGATCGGTATCACTTGATGCCTATCATCACGCCGGCCTATCCTCAGCAGAATTCCACCTTCAACGTCTCCTGCTCAACGCGTACTGTGATGCAAGAGGAATTTCGTCACGGTTTTAATGTGACAGAAGAAATCATGACTGGAAAGGCTACATGGGACAAATTGTTCGAGCCacccaatttttttgtaaaatacaA gcATTTTATCGTCTTGATTGCCAGCTCTTCCAGTGTAGAGGATCAACTTGAATGGGTTGGACTAGTGGAATCCAAAATTCGACATTTGATTTTAGCACTGGAACGTAACGACCATATCACGTTAGCCCACATCAACCCTGAACAGTTTGATCCTGTTCAGCCCGAACC AGAAACTGTCAGTACGATGTGGTTTATCGGTTTAGTGTTTAAAAAGACGGAAAGCCTCAACATAGATCTTACTCAGGACATTCAAGCTTTCACCGCCCAAG TGCACCGTCAAGCGGCAACAGCCAAAACTGTCAAAGATGGAAGGCGGATAGATGCCAAACACGTAAGAAGGAAACAACTGAGTTCTTATTTGCCGCCTAATTTTCTACGCACCAAACGTTTG GGAGGAATGTCCTTGTCTACTTCGACTGGCAGTTTGTCCAACGGAAGCGGCACCCCTCCAGCAGGAACCTTTGCTCAGCCTAGAAAGAGGCCATCGGATGCGGCACTCGATGCCGTCATGATGAAGAAAGTCAGAACAAGAGAATCGACTGACGGAACGAGGAACTTGGAG GGGGATGAATGTCGCAGTCCATTCGTTATTAATTCCAATGACGATTCCTGTTCTTCCCTGTCAGTCGATGATGTCCAAAACTCCTTTCCCGTACCCGTTGAAGAAGTGCAACCGTCGGAAGACGCCAATGATAAG GATATTGAGAGCTTGGTAGCGGCAAACACTGAAGACGAAACCTTCGCTTTACCTGGGGTGCCTGTTAAAAGACCGACTAACCTAACATTGAGACGCATG CGATTGTGTAGCGATGAATTGCCGGACGTCACCACGCCCTCACCTCGGGAACCTCATCCGACTCACCCAACCATCAGATTTACCCTCAAGTGa